A single Bosea sp. PAMC 26642 DNA region contains:
- a CDS encoding type II toxin-antitoxin system VapC family toxin has protein sequence MKGFLLDTNILSDLRKPRPHPGVLTFVGGLPGRVLHVSAVTFAEIRYGIERLGDAERCAGLFRWLDEELRPQFGGRVVDVSEDVLVLWRRLIEHGRKRGHTFSQPDVLIAASAEANDLIVVSRDISEFVEAGVPVLNPWDNSYVDRSGTMRPVARPDTMALLD, from the coding sequence GTGAAGGGCTTCCTGCTCGACACCAACATCCTGTCCGACCTGCGCAAGCCGCGTCCGCATCCCGGCGTTCTGACGTTTGTCGGCGGGTTGCCCGGCCGGGTGCTTCACGTCAGCGCGGTAACCTTCGCCGAAATCCGCTACGGCATTGAGCGGCTTGGCGACGCAGAGCGATGCGCCGGCCTGTTCCGCTGGCTCGATGAAGAGTTGAGGCCACAATTCGGCGGACGCGTCGTTGACGTTTCGGAGGATGTCCTGGTGCTTTGGCGAAGGCTCATCGAGCACGGCCGAAAGCGTGGACACACGTTTTCCCAGCCCGATGTTCTCATCGCCGCGAGTGCCGAGGCAAACGACCTGATCGTCGTCAGCCGGGACATCAGCGAGTTCGTCGAAGCAGGCGTGCCGGTTCTGAACCCTTGGGACAACAGCTATGTCGATCGGTCTGGAACGATGCGGCCGGTCGCACGGCCCGACACCATGGCGTTGCTCGATTGA
- a CDS encoding iron-sulfur cluster assembly scaffold protein, with product MLSDVYNKRILELAANIPLLERLDAPDATAKAHSKLCGSTVTVDVSMEGDVVTGFGHDVKACALGQASSSIMARHVIGATADELRTVREQARAILKENAEPPEGKWSDLAVLVPVRDYKARHASTMLTFDAVVDAVGQIERSRVVEPSQAVSSDRA from the coding sequence ATGCTGAGCGACGTCTACAACAAGCGCATCCTCGAACTTGCGGCGAATATCCCCCTGCTCGAACGCCTCGACGCGCCCGATGCGACCGCCAAGGCTCATTCGAAACTCTGCGGCTCGACGGTGACAGTCGATGTCAGCATGGAGGGAGACGTCGTGACCGGCTTTGGGCATGATGTGAAGGCCTGCGCGCTCGGACAGGCCTCGTCCTCGATCATGGCGCGCCACGTCATCGGTGCGACGGCCGACGAACTTCGGACCGTCCGTGAGCAGGCGCGCGCCATCCTGAAGGAGAATGCCGAGCCGCCCGAGGGCAAATGGAGCGATCTCGCCGTGCTCGTGCCGGTCCGCGACTACAAGGCCCGCCATGCCTCGACGATGCTGACCTTCGACGCGGTGGTCGATGCGGTCGGGCAGATCGAGCGTAGTAGAGTTGTGGAGCCGTCGCAGGCAGTCTCGTCCGATCGAGCTTGA